The genomic stretch TAATCTTCTAGCATAAAACAGCTATTTTAATACAATTCCAAGACACAAAACAGAATAACTTATTCTTTTGTGTCTCCACGACGTTAATTATACATGATCTACATAACGAATGGGTACTACAAATATCTAGTGACAAAGCAACAGTATGCTTAGACAATTAATTAAGCAGTATGAACAGCACTTGATGTATAAAATAAACCCTtcccatgctaaatttctataatgaacttgtccatctttcaatttggacattaccattaactgttaaaaggggtgcataccaaaaatatactgactgagcatgctgaatggcgaacaatggatgtgtaggctgagcatgatctgcactggtcgcaaaaggcagaatcagtagtgttcagtatgataagggttaagtctTGACCACAAGTTGTTTCCATAGAGTAAGACAGTTATTTATCTCAGATGTTTCAAAACTAaactgaaaagagaatgactgaataactTTTGAttaatatggtggcatatttctgcatacgataaccagataagtttcgcgaaaatgtatcgagttttctCGAAAAACGGAAaagttttcgcgaaaacattaaaagcttttcacgaaaagaactgcaaatgttaagtgaaaatatttgcgtaagtgcccacttctgcatatgaaaaccagataagtttcgcgaaaatgggccaaactttcatgaaaaacggtaaaggtttcgtaaaaaaaaaaaaggttttcgcgaaaataacagTTTTCAGATGGCTATAAACAGCATACTGCATTCGGTATCAGTCTGGTATTTGGATAGGTTGTATGTGCAACGGACTAAGAGATGTGTACTATCGTTGTTCAAAGCGTTccaaatgtttctatttttagataagtAACAAATCTtaacaacttttcatgaaaagaTTAATTTTCAAGATCTTTTATCTTAactgcagaagtgggcactatcGCGAAATTTTCCACTTAATATCTGTAttacggaagcttattagggcctacagttggtgagatgttttgtgctaagtcgacttgtctttacttgcctagataagatgttttacacatgtcaataaaatttattcacaaagattaaaagtatagagATAATGCAAGTTAACCTTTcacgatatgctcgatgtttttctcttttcgacttcacttttctcgatatgctcgatgtttttcacttttcgacttaacttttctcaatatgctcgatgtttttctattttcgacaaatatttaattaaaaaaaatatacatcgtgattttcgagataaacattgtgagacggatggacagacagacagatggagagtaaacctatagtaatctccatatttccatgtattcacataccaaattacattaacccagccactataattttttgtcatcaaaggatccatatgggaaaactatattttgactatttctgttgccatagcaacatgaattttaacaaagtgttgttcataatttcaatatatccctctattcacatacaaaattacattgatctagctagtatcaaagctttgatagtgtttgatatatttagtcgagctaaaaaggacaatcatatataactgaatgggagggaggaggggagggggcggggcgtgtggaagtgctctttgaaatttcacatgttcatactgaaatagagctggaaaataaaaaaataactgggGGAGGGATGTCACCCTGGTGAAGGGGGTGCAGGGTGTCGGGATGCggggaactgttgttttgaaatttcacattttcacatgtttatattgaaaatatagctgaacaatagattttttaagtgggggggggggggggggggggggtgggtggcGGGGAGGTCACCTCAGTGTGGGGAGGGGGTTGtgatgtgggggtggggtggaagaGGGGGAAAtgttgttgtgttattatgaaatttcacatgttcatattgaaatatagctgaaacataaaatcataaatgaaacaataattctgtgcagacaagaccacaatTTAAACAGgttttgcccttttaggggatataactctcgagtcaatcatgggatatgcctggttcaagaaaggaaccaagatcttttggtggttaaagttatgtgcaagtttagttaaaatcaactcacaaacaagaagggtttttgtaacaaaaacacatgtctcccccagcctccctgatttgttacagtgactatttgtgtcaagtaatttgaaaatcctttaaggggtttaaacaatacagcccggacacgatttgtgaaggacagacggacgaacttacaggatttgtggggtaatcccttatattacctattatcttcctttgatccttttaaccccacaatactattttttaaccccacaataccaatttaaccccagaatgaccattacctcagaatgtcaaattcaacagaaacgctaaccccaaatttacatgtgggcacgtcgggacagacagacggacagacagacaactcgggggaaaaacaatatgtctccctagaatatTTTTGGCGTACacataatgaaaccatcactgtgcagacaagaccaatataggcaatttttgaacctgacgtgtttaaatatcacgtgacatgcataattatatcgctTAAAGTAAACGTTCTcgagaaaaagatgtaacaagtcgagtaaattatgttgaaataccaaatacatttatcttcttgttatgtttcttgacgacttcgctgaaagatctagttagacgtgtagaagttaatcgcattgacaaatatttcacgcaattcgataaaaaggtatgcgtaatgattaaaaacatttacgtataacgtattaattatcacggcttcatcagatgtttttgttcaaaacgaaaagacacaagttgacttgacgcgaaacttttagataagtggaggccctgataagcttccgtattgtatttattttctcgaaaagtttttattttttcgcaaAATCTTTCCTGTTTTTCGCAAAAACTCGATAAATTTTCGCGAAACTtttctggttatcgtatgcagaaatatgccaccatagattaAGCCGATTGAgttatgaaaacatatttattcaggAAGCGCCTACATTGTCCATCCGACATCTTGTCGTATAGCCGCATCCTACCGGTATTATAAGAATGAGTTTGATGAAGTTTTTGTGGCGGGGGGTTATGGAAACAGTgggaatgtaggtcactaggttgcaGGGGTCTTAAAGAGGTTGATTTCACTGGggtgcaaatttgaagaaatattttcatgCTCACATACTGCGATCCAAAACGTTAACTAAGCACGTTTTGTTCAAATCAAAAGATTTGACACGTGGATAATGGcacatatttaattttataaaacaacattgcaattttttgtttcttttagaaGTATCTGGTATCGGGTTAAATCCAGTTTAGCCCCATACTGTGCCCATTTCATTTCTAACCTGAAATATAAATATCTGAGTCTGTTTCCACACAAAAAGAAATAATACGGTATGATACGACTGTATGCAACATGTTACAGTTTTAAACTTTCCGCACGAAACAGAGAAAAAATGCTTTAATAAGACACATTCATAAAGactataatttattatatagaGAATGTAGTTAAAGCTCAAGGCATATTGAATcaactttctttttaatttccagTAGCTTTTTTGGTTTCTTAAATAGATCTATATGAGcaatattaagttttaaaaggACAGTCCGACTGGATGCTATTCTATCTTTCAGATATAAGCTGTAATACTAAGTTtaccattttttaatataaaagtaataTATTAATACTTCATGTAAACAAATACGAAATTCTACTTAAAAGGAAACTAAagtcttgttaaaataatattttatataatttttttgagAAGTTACGCAAACTGTATTGTGAGTACTATGTTATAGCGTgctaacttaattgtacatcgtAATGTAATTGTTGATGGTACAACACATGTTTAAGTAAATGGATACAAATTAAGGTGTAATTTTTTACTGCTTAGCCTAAATTGATTGAGTAAAGaatctttgaaatatttaccttGATCTTAGATGTAAATAATTCAGggtcatacatatatatatattattttggtTGGGTAACAAGAGAGAAATAAGAAGCACTAACTCACCGATGAAACCAGTCGACGGATCTATGGAAGGAGACACCGATGAGCAAtctataaaatgtttataaacatttgTTAGTACAAATCTTTCCTATTCAGTATGGCAATTGCTGTTACCCTATGAAAATTGTCTTCAATGGTATAGTCACCAAATATTGCTTAAATATGTAAGAACAAAATCTTCCAAGCTAAAGCTTCCACCAATCTGCGTTTAAACGTACTTTTTCACAACACTGTATTCACATCCGCACGACAAAAAAGGCATTCATAAATAAGACAACCTTTAAAAATATCCTGCCCGAATACGCCCCCAAACAACAAGTAACCCCCTTTTCATGATTCCTCGATTGCTTAAAGTCCAACAATATCAATTTCCTTACGAAAATATAGTTGAGCCTACCTGAGTTTGTAAATTGCATTCCCGCTGAGTAGAAGTAGTTCGAACTGGTGTAGAAGAGTCCAAATGGTTCAGATGCAATGTGTGATATTGTTGCAGGTAAAGAGGATGGCCGTATAGTCAGAAATGTGAAGTTGCCAAGGGGAGTACCTATTGCTGTCTgccaaaattgaaaacaataagATACTCAGTACTCAATAGGAATTAATTACAATATTTGGAATCAGTAACTATTTTATAGAACGTATAGTTcagtatttgatttaatttttttcagcatagttttatttaaatttctctTTTCACAGATACTTGATTGGATGGATTTTCTATCAATAGCTGAAACGTAAATAGTTTAAAGCTTCCAATACCTATATTAATCtgtagatatttatttcaaaagtagaAAATCCTTGtcaaatgtattttactttactaattttatataaattgtgttTGTAGAACTACATTTATAACCAAATGACAGGTAGTAACTGTCGGTTGTTGAAAAATAACTTCCAGCTACACATTGTGTTTAGCTATACGTGTATTTATATGTGTATTGTTTAAAAAACTGATGCGTAGCACTGTTATTATACATAGATATGCTAATTTCATGTTTTCATAAactatatgttgtaacttttatTATCACTCTTTGCGACAACGTTTCGGTCCAGGgcctttatcaagtcacatgcacaagtcttagattacatattttgcaaatattaaatatgtaaaaaatgtaatCTAAGATTTGTGCATGAGACTTGATAAAGGCCCAGGACCGAGAGTGATAATAAAAGCTATGGAAAATAAGCCCTATGGATATTAATTATATATGTTGTAATtggtaatattttcaaatataatatttgagtctaatatacctttaaaaagCTCAGTTTGGGTttcatatttataacaaaatatcttaactttaatataattatgattgcAGGGTAATTTAACCAATAATAtgatacataatttatatgaCTTTTGTAAGCACTTGAAAAGCGCTATTTTCggtttaaagttgttttttttaaaaagtatttatttttaaaaaataaaacccaatCGATTACAAAAATAATATCACTTACTGATAAGAAAATGTATAGAAAATTCAGAAAATGTTACGATAGAATTAACATATGAattgtatacatttgtataatcgaatgaacaaaaatataatatgacAAATCCAAAGAAACAGCTACACTTTAGTAAGAAAATGCCTGTTAATAATGAAAATGTGACGTAGACACACGTTTAAAAACTAAGATATTATTATGGATTTAGCATAAACCTTATGCGGTTTTTCAAATTATAGAATTGGcattttcaattcaaatttaGTTTTGCTGTATACAGTAGACATGACAACAATTTGAGGAAAAATCCAAACtacttttaaattcaaaataatagaaataaggttttactgttgttttttttaaattatgatacACATAAGCTATTTCAAATCAAACACTGCATTCTCATTTTATAACAAAGAATATCTGCAGCGGTCAACTGTTTTTGTACTCAGAAATACGGCCATATTTAGCAGGCCCGCAGATTCTTCGGTCTGGTTTACAGTTTGAATATATGGTACGGACTGACCAAAACTGGCGGTGACATGGGCTGCCTGACTCCCTTTGGCCTGTGTTCTTCTTTTCAACTTCTTTGTTTTCTTCAAACAGGATATAATAGCCATTTGAAAATCAGCCTCATCCCCTGATCAGGACATTTTTAGTTTTAAGTAAAATGGATGTGTATACATACCTGGTCAGGGTTATGGATGATTGGCTTGTCATTTACGAGGAGTCCCGATGCCTTATTGTACTGGATAATAACCGTAAAGTCGGTCTTACGGGATGAGGTGTAGCTTATATCTACGGGGTAGGAGTTTAAGAACTGGGACACTGCTGGGATGTTTGTCATAGAAAACGCTCCATGAGGTGAATCTACGTCAATCCGAACAATTACAACAGGACTATCAGACAGTATTTCTAGCACAGTTGCCGAAGTTGGCACGATCTCATAGAAAATCTTTTGATATACGGTAACGTATTTCGTGGTATCTGACGTTGAATGGATCTCTACGTTAGCGTGTTGGAAAGGTGCGTAGATACGAATTATCTTTTCTGTGTTAGCACGTAAAACAGGAATGATGAAATGCCGAGCGTGTCTGTCAACTGGTGGGGCCTCAATTATCAAGCCTTCTTTTAATTTGTTGTAAAAACTAGACGTCCCAACCGTAACTGAGGAGATTATAGCCACCGGGTTGTTACTCGTGACGATTGTTCCGCTCAGGTCTGCACGACTCTGATACGTGTAAATCTCGTTCTGGTTCAGTGTTTGAATCATAGAACCTGTCTCAAAACCTTCAAACGTCACAGTTGTTGAATCGTTGAGTGCAGCGACGAATAGTTGAGCTTTGCTATAGGAGTTCGCGTTAACACCATACGAAGGTATAACGTAAGACGTAGAAACGGCACTCGAAGGCAGAACAGGACAGACGATGTGATCATTATCCTCCGTGTAAACTTTTATAACTGTAACTGGGGCATCAGATGTTATCTTGATAACTCCGCCAGACGATGTATCTTggtttttattaataaatgaagaATTAAATGGAACTATTTTGGATTTATAAACGTAATACTTTGTTGTAACTGTGGTTGGTGTTTTGTTGGCAGAATTCGTGCTAGGAAGAGAGATGTAGACGTTGGCAGAATGTTGAGTAATGAGCTGTACATCAATTTTCGGGTCCGTAGCTTGGGCGTGCGAATTATAGGAAGGCAAATCAACGAATCCAAAGATAAATTCTTTGCCGTATGTAGCTGGAAACAGTAAAATATAGAGAGGATATTACAGGAGTGTATTctcatgttaaatttattatacgaatagaataaaataataaaatgcgatgCTCATCAATTTTATTCGACAGAAAAAcgaattgagccgtgccatgagaaaaccaacatagtgagtttgcgaccagcatggatccagaccagccagcgcatctgcgcagtctggccatgatccatgctgttcgcttttaaagcctattggaattagagaaactgtaagcgaacagcatggatcctgaccagactgcgctgatgcgcaggctggtcttgatccatgctggtcacaaagccactgtgtggattttctcatggcgcggctcaattgttgtttaacccttagcctgctacatttctaaaatggtctatcattcaatttgggcaaaaccatttattattcgaagatgtattcactgaaaatttactgactgaaaagcgaacagtgaaGACCGTGATCAAGCCTGCATGGatctggtcacaaaggcagaatctcttgccaccagcaggctgaagATGTTAATAACagacagttttcagccttctttgtttaataggaaaatgaaacgGGCCGTGCTTGAATACGATCTAGAACAATGATATTTAAGATATCTAAGCAAAAATCATAAACTTTGGAcaatattattattgtttattatagttTACGACAGCGGCGCGTCATTGGTGGTATTTGACGTGACAAAACCAAATAAAGTCATCAAGCGTGTCTGAAGTACATATGGTACCTTGTATCAACTGAGGTAGTGAAAGAGTTAGTTCTGATGTGCTTGCAAGATACCTTTCTCATTCAAATAGCAAAATGACTACCTGTTTGGTGAAAAAACAATGCTTTGTTTTAACTTACAAACTTTACATTCTGTCTCAGCTGCCCGTCCAGGACCAGTCGACGTCAGTATCACCTAAATTTTATaatgacaaaaaatattcaaaaccaaATCAGCCAAGAATGCATTCGACATAAACTTCAGCACAAGTCTTGGTAGAAACCCGTGTTTgtatcaatatatgagccgcgccatgaaaagtCCAGCAtagggcatccgcgcagtctggtctggatccatgctgttctctttcaaaacctattgcaattagagaaactgttagcgaacaaaaTGTATCCTGAACccactgagcggatgcgcaggctggtccggatccatgctggtcgcaaatgcactatgttggttttctcatggcacggctcatatacagttTATGACTTATAATGACACATATAAAGTGCGCGAATATTATTACACATTATAAGGCGCGAATAGTCCTTTCTTTAACATGTGCTTCAaggctttttaaaaacttcttttgtCTTAAAAATTTAGATATTAGTATTCAAATcaagatttgaaacttttttttttgattgattaTTCAGGGCCTTTAGATACCTAATTTCGAGATTTAacttcaatgttttttttatttatttattttaaagaaacagCAGAGATTTATTTTctcctccaaaaaaaaaaaaaaaaaaatagtaaccACGTGATGATGAAAATCAAATGACCGTTGAAAAAGAAATTCATATATCATTTTCTTAGTTTTCGATTTTATCGGACTAGCCTTAAATCTCTGAAAAATATACGGAAAAACAAATTTAGCGACTAAAATTcaataagaaatgataaaaacacTATCAATCAATATTTGTGGTGGCAGAGACCTTCTCACCGTAAGGGGAGACCACTGCAACACTTGTTTTTATCGTTTCAGCTGTATGTTCGAACCTCACAATGTTGAACTGTATCATGCGACTATGCCGACTACCAGTAGATCTAGTTGTGTTTTAGAAGGATGATAATTCGTCATGTGACCTAAATTTAAAGCacgacaaaaatgacaaaataacatACCAAAAGGCATATACATAACATCATGTGCACTGTTATCTATCCTGTGTTGTTTTGAAATATTCTGAATTTGAACTTACTTAGTTATCAGCAATGTGACCTTGATCCAAAA from Mercenaria mercenaria strain notata chromosome 16, MADL_Memer_1, whole genome shotgun sequence encodes the following:
- the LOC123540893 gene encoding uncharacterized protein LOC123540893, which codes for MMLCICLLVILTSTGPGRAAETECKVSTYGKEFIFGFVDLPSYNSHAQATDPKIDVQLITQHSANVYISLPSTNSANKTPTTVTTKYYVYKSKIVPFNSSFINKNQDTSSGGVIKITSDAPVTVIKVYTEDNDHIVCPVLPSSAVSTSYVIPSYGVNANSYSKAQLFVAALNDSTTVTFEGFETGSMIQTLNQNEIYTYQSRADLSGTIVTSNNPVAIISSVTVGTSSFYNKLKEGLIIEAPPVDRHARHFIIPVLRANTEKIIRIYAPFQHANVEIHSTSDTTKYVTVYQKIFYEIVPTSATVLEILSDSPVVIVRIDVDSPHGAFSMTNIPAVSQFLNSYPVDISYTSSRKTDFTVIIQYNKASGLLVNDKPIIHNPDQTAIGTPLGNFTFLTIRPSSLPATISHIASEPFGLFYTSSNYFYSAGMQFTNSDCSSVSPSIDPSTGFIG